Sequence from the Amycolatopsis sp. NBC_00345 genome:
GGCGGACGACCTCGTCGGTGCGTCCCCAAGTTTCGGAATTCGTATCGAAACGAGGGGGAAAAGATGAAATCCACACCCGCTGCCGCGCTCACGGTGACAAACCTCGCGGAATCCGACGATCGTTCCGATGTCGGCCGCAACGTCCGGATCACCGCCGCTCCGGCGTCCGCGCTCACCGTGACGCAGCTGGCCGAGCGTGACGAACACGGCGGCACCGGCCGCGGCGTGACCATGTACAACGAAGCCGGAAAGGCCGGCGCCGTTTCGACCGCCGCGGAACCGCGCTGACCGGCGGAACAGGCGTTTCGATGTCCCGCGGGCAGGTTCCCCGCACCTGCCTGGTGTCGATGCCGTGGCACTCGCTGCACCGCCCCTCCCTCGCACTCGGCGTACTGCGCGCGGCGTGCGCACGAGAGGGACTTCCGGTCCCGGTTTCCTATCATGGCAGTCTCGCCTTCGCCGACCTGATGCTGCGGGCCGGTCTGACCGTGGGCGACTACGCGGAACTGGCGGACACCGGATTCCACCATTCGCTCGGTGAATGGATCTTCGCGGGCGCGCTCAACGGACCCGATTTCGGCTATGCGGGGATGCGGGATCTGGCCCGTCGCGCCGGCCTGCCCTTCCGCATCGCCGCGGCGGTTCGTGAGCTCGCGGACGAATTCGTCGATCAGGCCGCCGACGCGATTCTCGCCTATGAACCGGAACTGGTGGGCTTCAGCGCGACCTTCAGCCAGACCATCGCCAGCCTCGCGGTGGCCCGGCGGATCAAGGACCGGCGACCCGGCGTGCAGATCCTGGTCGGCGGCTACTCGACCGACGGCCCGATGGGCGTGGCGCTGCACCGGGAGTACCCGTTCGTCGACTACGTCCTGCGCGGCGAGGCCGACGTGACTTTTCCGAAACTGCTTCTGGCCCTCGCCGAATGCCACGCGACCGGAACCCGCGACGGCCTCGACGACGTGCCCCAGCTGTGCTGGCGTGACGACAGCGGCGCCACCCGGGTCAGTCCGTGCCCATCCCGGCTGGTCTCGCCGGCGTCGATCACGACACCGGACTACGACGACTGGTTCGCCGCCGTTCCCGCCTCCGTCGCTGCCCGCGTCGAACCGGAGCTGGTCGTGGAGTCCTCCCGCGGCTGCTGGTGGGGCGCGAAACACCACTGCGTCTTCTGCGGCCTCAACGGTACCGCGATGGCTTACCGGGCCAAGCCCGCCGAGTCCTTTGTGGACGAGCTGCTCGGGCTGGTGCGCCGGCACCGGATCCTCGACGTCACCACGATCGACAACATCCTGCCGAACGAGTACTACCGGTCGGCGCTGCCGGGGCTGGCCGGCGCCGGCCACGACCTGCGCATCCACTACGAGATCAAGGCCAACGCGCAGATCGAGGACGTGGCCGCGCTGCGGGCGGCCGGGGTGTGGGACGTCCAGCCCGGCGTCGAGAGCCTGGTCGACGACGTACTGCACCGGATGCGCAAGGGCGTTCGCGGGGCACACAACGTGCGGATGCTGCGCGACGGTGCCTCGGCCGGGCTCAACATCACCTGGAACTGGCTGTACGGGTTTCCGGGCGAACGCGTGGCGGACTACGCCGCGGTCGTGGCCCAGCTGCCCGCCCTGGTGCACCTGCAACCGCCCAGTGGCGCGGCCCGGATCGCCCTGCAACGGTTTTCGCCGAACTTCGACGACCCGCGGCAGGGCTTCACCGAGCGTCGCCCGGCGGCGGGGTCGCGCCTCGTCCACGACATCGACGACCCGGAGCGGCTCGCCGAGCTCGTCTACTCCTTCGACACCCCGGACCAGGGACTCACGGCCGAGGAGGTCACGCCGCTGGTCGACGCGCTGGCCGCGTGGACCGCGGGCTATCCGGGGAGTGCGCTGATCGCCCGCACCATCGGCGACGTCGTGGTGATCCGAGACCGGCGCCACGGCTGGGCGCCGGCCGACCACGTGCTCGAGCACCCGCGTGAAATCGCGGCCTGGCGCGCACTGGAAACCGGCCGCGCCCCGCTCCGGGTACTCGCCGAGCAGAACCACGAATGGGACCCGGACGACTTCGGCCACTGGCTTCGCCGGCTCGGGGAGGCCGGCCTGGTCTTCACCGACGGCACTTTGTGGATCACCCTGGCCACCTCGCCCACCGTGGCGCGGAAAACCCACTTGCCGTTGTCGGTTCTCACGCCGTCCGCCTGAGAAGGAGCCGCATGCGTACCCTGTCCGCTTCGCACCCGGCGTGGCCCGAAACGGTCGAGCTCGACTTCGGCCGAATCGACGCCGATCCCGACGGCGCACTGCGTGTCGTGGCCGAACTGGCCGGGCGTGCGCAACGGCTGCGGCTGCCGGAGCCGTTCGCCTTCGGCGAGCAAGCGCACCGCGACGCGACGATGGTGCGCTTGCTCGCCGCCGCGGCGGCGGCGTTCGTTCCGGTGGACTGGACCTTGCGGAAGTCGTTGCCGGACACCATTCCCGAACGCGCTCTGTGTCATCTGCCGCCACCACGGGACGACGGGGAACCCGGTCGCCGCTGGCGTGAAGCCCACGACACGGGCATCTGCACCTACCGGTACGGCCCGGGGTTCGTCCTCATCCACGACACCCGCCCGGGCGGGCCGATCAACCGCGTCCACGTCGAAGCCGGCTGGGTCGACGCCTTCCGGACCCTGGCCGGCACGGACCGGCCGCCGGCCGAGGGGGCCGCGGCGGATCTCGTCGACCAGCTGGTGGCTCACCAGCTCGCCCTGCGGCTGGACGACCGGTACGCCGTCGTACTGCCCTACCACGCGGATCGGCGCCCGCCACCCGGCCTGGCGGTCCCGTCGGTGAAGCCGTGCCCATGACCGGCGCCTCGCGGGACGAGCCGACGTCGGTGGCCGGGCTGCGCGGGCATCGCGCGTTCCGGTTCCTGTGGACCGCGGACGCCGCCTCCCAGCTGGGTACCGCGGCCGCGACCGCGCTGGTGCCCCTGCTCGCCGCGACCACCCTCGGCGCCACTCCGCTGCAGATGGGACTG
This genomic interval carries:
- a CDS encoding RiPP maturation radical SAM C-methyltransferase, translated to MSRGQVPRTCLVSMPWHSLHRPSLALGVLRAACAREGLPVPVSYHGSLAFADLMLRAGLTVGDYAELADTGFHHSLGEWIFAGALNGPDFGYAGMRDLARRAGLPFRIAAAVRELADEFVDQAADAILAYEPELVGFSATFSQTIASLAVARRIKDRRPGVQILVGGYSTDGPMGVALHREYPFVDYVLRGEADVTFPKLLLALAECHATGTRDGLDDVPQLCWRDDSGATRVSPCPSRLVSPASITTPDYDDWFAAVPASVAARVEPELVVESSRGCWWGAKHHCVFCGLNGTAMAYRAKPAESFVDELLGLVRRHRILDVTTIDNILPNEYYRSALPGLAGAGHDLRIHYEIKANAQIEDVAALRAAGVWDVQPGVESLVDDVLHRMRKGVRGAHNVRMLRDGASAGLNITWNWLYGFPGERVADYAAVVAQLPALVHLQPPSGAARIALQRFSPNFDDPRQGFTERRPAAGSRLVHDIDDPERLAELVYSFDTPDQGLTAEEVTPLVDALAAWTAGYPGSALIARTIGDVVVIRDRRHGWAPADHVLEHPREIAAWRALETGRAPLRVLAEQNHEWDPDDFGHWLRRLGEAGLVFTDGTLWITLATSPTVARKTHLPLSVLTPSA
- a CDS encoding DUF5825 family protein, whose product is MRTLSASHPAWPETVELDFGRIDADPDGALRVVAELAGRAQRLRLPEPFAFGEQAHRDATMVRLLAAAAAAFVPVDWTLRKSLPDTIPERALCHLPPPRDDGEPGRRWREAHDTGICTYRYGPGFVLIHDTRPGGPINRVHVEAGWVDAFRTLAGTDRPPAEGAAADLVDQLVAHQLALRLDDRYAVVLPYHADRRPPPGLAVPSVKPCP